The Thermoproteota archaeon genome includes a window with the following:
- a CDS encoding 6,7-dimethyl-8-ribityllumazine synthase, producing the protein MNIAIVVAEFNEKITSRMFQVAKEKAEVLKLNIKYTSTVPGAYDMPIVVDALLQKKDVDAVVTLGAIIKGQTKHDEVIANSTAKSLTELSVKYKKPVSLGITGPGMQERHALARIRPVAERAVEAVSKLSNELNKIQK; encoded by the coding sequence TTGAACATTGCCATTGTCGTTGCGGAGTTTAATGAAAAAATTACATCAAGAATGTTTCAAGTTGCAAAAGAAAAAGCAGAGGTATTAAAACTAAACATAAAGTATACCTCTACTGTTCCTGGAGCGTATGATATGCCAATTGTCGTAGATGCATTATTACAAAAAAAAGATGTCGATGCAGTAGTGACACTTGGAGCAATAATAAAAGGTCAAACTAAACATGATGAAGTAATTGCAAATTCAACTGCAAAATCTTTAACTGAATTATCCGTCAAATACAAAAAGCCTGTATCATTGGGTATTACGGGACCTGGAATGCAGGAAAGACACGCTCTTGCAAGAATTCGTCCCGTGGCCGAAAGGGCAGTTGAGGCAGTTTCTAAACTCTCTAATGAATTAAATAAAATCCAGAAATGA
- a CDS encoding cytosine deaminase has product MILKNLSVLLGKELHYKSSCSIQISKQKFHRIQDSIKPSSNESVIDCEGLMAIPGFINSHTHIGDSIAKDFTLNKTVDEKIHPLFGAKPKILKKSNPAHLSAFIENTCKSMIKNGITTFVDFREGGLDGIELIRKATSKIPIRAIILGRIEHYSSPAQIRKNSLFPREKSSELTKILAKCDGLGISGANENSDSVLGYYSKTSKLRAIHAAETKQSVDTSKKTTKKSEVLRALKLKPHFLVHMTYASNSDLNLAAKKTRGIVICPRANAALAEGIPNIFPMLRSQCTIAIGTDNVMINSPDMFREMDYLWKATMGLNKKRIDPRLILKMATTNASSILHKNIGIIERGRLADLVLIDKHAIDLEPMHNPYASLVHRASESTIRTVLIGGNVVHGKI; this is encoded by the coding sequence ATGATTTTAAAAAATCTCAGTGTTTTGTTGGGTAAAGAATTACATTACAAATCATCTTGTAGTATTCAAATTTCAAAACAAAAATTTCATAGAATCCAAGATAGTATCAAACCAAGCTCAAATGAAAGTGTAATTGATTGCGAGGGATTAATGGCAATCCCTGGATTTATCAATTCACATACACACATTGGTGATTCAATTGCAAAAGATTTTACTCTCAACAAAACAGTCGATGAAAAAATCCATCCATTGTTTGGCGCAAAACCAAAAATTCTAAAAAAATCGAACCCTGCCCATCTTTCAGCATTTATAGAAAATACCTGCAAAAGTATGATAAAAAATGGAATTACAACATTTGTTGATTTTAGGGAAGGTGGTCTTGACGGGATAGAATTAATTCGTAAGGCAACATCAAAAATTCCAATTCGAGCAATTATTCTAGGAAGAATTGAGCATTACAGCTCGCCAGCACAAATAAGAAAAAACTCTCTTTTTCCAAGAGAGAAATCTTCAGAGTTGACAAAAATTCTTGCAAAATGTGATGGTTTGGGTATAAGCGGTGCTAATGAAAATAGTGATTCTGTACTAGGATACTATTCTAAAACGAGTAAGCTAAGGGCAATCCATGCTGCCGAAACAAAGCAGAGTGTAGATACTTCAAAAAAGACTACAAAAAAATCCGAAGTACTACGTGCACTGAAATTAAAACCACATTTTCTAGTTCATATGACATATGCATCCAATAGCGATCTTAACTTGGCAGCAAAAAAAACTCGGGGTATTGTAATTTGCCCAAGAGCAAACGCTGCACTAGCAGAAGGCATTCCCAATATTTTTCCAATGCTTAGATCACAATGTACAATTGCAATAGGAACTGATAATGTAATGATCAATTCCCCTGATATGTTTAGAGAGATGGATTATCTTTGGAAAGCTACAATGGGATTAAACAAAAAAAGAATTGATCCCAGATTAATTCTTAAAATGGCAACAACCAACGCTTCATCAATTTTACATAAGAATATTGGAATTATAGAACGTGGAAGGTTAGCAGATCTTGTTTTGATTGATAAACATGCAATTGATTTAGAACCAATGCATAATCCTTACGCATCGCTTGTTCACCGTGCATCTGAATCAACAATTCGCACAGTTCTGATAGGAGGAAATGTAGTACATGGTAAGATCTAG
- a CDS encoding GTP cyclohydrolase IIa: MIQLTILKITGYGPWTLTLGSDREHELQMLQASLYKEIQSQFSKKNCITFLNRSDEFFVVSNGLKLEDHIEIQKNLESKFDIRLSMSIGHAENPFDANLKAYEGKKTKKILNQEHNIYGILNGSSESKVTIMHLDVEDLTSQRKTMSPYEISSKIFKLYSTMSEFFINYKSLTFFMGGDNFMVVSSNDAKSAARNFLDMIKKDGITLNCGIGTAKTSREAVKLATKSLDTIREIRDSGKEKPEIYELS, translated from the coding sequence ATGATTCAGCTTACCATTCTCAAAATTACTGGATATGGCCCTTGGACCCTGACTTTAGGCAGTGATAGAGAGCATGAATTACAGATGCTTCAGGCCTCACTGTATAAAGAAATTCAGTCTCAATTTTCTAAAAAAAACTGTATTACATTTCTAAATCGCTCTGATGAATTCTTTGTTGTATCAAATGGGCTGAAACTAGAGGACCATATAGAAATTCAAAAAAACTTGGAGTCAAAATTTGATATCCGTCTTTCAATGTCCATTGGGCATGCCGAAAATCCATTTGATGCCAATCTAAAGGCTTACGAGGGGAAAAAAACAAAAAAAATTCTAAATCAAGAACACAACATCTATGGGATTCTAAACGGTTCGTCTGAATCAAAAGTTACAATAATGCATCTTGATGTTGAAGACTTGACTTCGCAAAGAAAAACAATGTCTCCGTATGAAATATCATCTAAGATCTTCAAACTTTATTCTACCATGTCTGAATTTTTCATAAATTACAAATCATTGACATTCTTTATGGGTGGTGATAATTTTATGGTTGTAAGCTCAAATGATGCAAAATCTGCAGCAAGAAATTTCCTGGACATGATAAAAAAAGATGGAATAACCTTAAACTGTGGAATCGGAACTGCTAAAACATCTCGTGAAGCAGTCAAGCTTGCAACAAAATCACTTGATACTATTAGAGAGATAAGAGATTCCGGAAAAGAAAAGCCTGAAATTTATGAATTGTCATGA